One genomic region from Bradyrhizobium icense encodes:
- a CDS encoding GntR family transcriptional regulator, producing MPIYEDIARDLLEAIHRGQYPVGGLIPTELELAARYDVSRQTVRAAMRRLTELGAVSRRKGSGTRVETRERPQESFQQTLGSLSDLVELAAATERDIRSIETVVMDRQAARRFGCQPGSRWLRIAYVRASTKPKSSPLAWVNVYVEESYADAARDIRKDRRLVCEMIADSYGVIASEVHQTVAATVVPNEFAKALGAEAGSAALEVIRSYLDSRGRLFEISESIHPAGRYVVTSVLKRVANPGAADGSPARSSGRARPRA from the coding sequence ATGCCAATCTACGAGGACATCGCCCGCGATTTGCTGGAGGCGATCCACCGCGGCCAGTATCCGGTCGGCGGCCTGATCCCGACCGAACTCGAGCTTGCCGCGCGCTACGACGTGAGCCGGCAGACCGTGCGGGCGGCGATGCGCCGGCTCACTGAGCTCGGGGCGGTCTCGCGCCGGAAGGGCTCCGGCACGCGGGTTGAGACGCGCGAACGCCCGCAAGAGAGTTTTCAGCAGACGCTCGGTTCACTGAGCGATCTCGTGGAGCTCGCTGCGGCGACGGAGCGCGACATCAGGAGCATCGAGACCGTCGTGATGGATCGCCAGGCAGCAAGGCGCTTCGGCTGTCAGCCGGGGTCACGCTGGCTTCGGATCGCGTACGTTCGCGCATCGACAAAGCCCAAAAGTTCACCGTTGGCCTGGGTCAACGTTTATGTCGAAGAGAGCTACGCAGATGCCGCGCGCGATATCAGAAAAGACCGCCGCCTGGTGTGCGAAATGATTGCGGACAGTTACGGCGTGATCGCCTCCGAAGTGCATCAAACCGTTGCCGCGACCGTTGTGCCGAACGAGTTTGCCAAGGCGCTGGGCGCAGAAGCAGGATCGGCCGCGCTCGAGGTCATCCGCAGCTATCTGGACTCGCGCGGCCGCCTGTTCGAGATCTCGGAAAGCATCCATCCCGCCGGCCGCTACGTCGTGACCTCGGTACTGAAGCGGGTGGCCAATCCGGGAGCGGCAGACGGCAGCCCGGCGCGATCTTCCGGAAGGGCGAGACCGCGCGCCTGA
- a CDS encoding alpha/beta fold hydrolase produces MDIADWLRRLGLHQYESVFRDNDVDAETLPSLTADDLRELGIASLGHRKKLLSAIAALSPTLGKNLEEDRGPPPAEASASRPSTKTRPAERRHLTVMFVDLVGSTALSVRLDPEELREILAAYHKAVAAEVDRFEGYIAKLMGDGVLVYFGWPQAHEDEAERAVRSGLAIVEAVEGLEKRAGLALSARVGIATGLVVVGDLIGEGAAQEEGVVGATPNLAARLEQLAEPGAVVVSESTRRLLGSWFTITDLGPQQLKGIEGLVSAFRVLGEATAEGRFEALRRADVGPLIGRENELALLIDRWEMAKSGEGQVVLLSGEAGIGKSRIVLALRERLRTEPRFRIGYYCSPHHVNSALWPVIAQLQRAAGYLHEDTPSLKLEKLDRLVGQAGEFGEDAVPRLAEVMGLPLDGGYVAPGGTPQEKKARLFGILLGQMEGLSRQRPMLMVLEDAHWLDPTSEELFERMVDRIRGLPILLVVTLRPDVPTPWTNFPHVTLLSLNRLGRPACRTLIQMAAGERSLPPIVIEAILSRTEGVPLFVEELTKTVLEAAIWKTTAVDGDLELDGPLPPLAIPATLQDSLMARLDRLAPAREVAQIAACIGREFEEDVVGAIAGYPQPQLAAALGQLCKAGLIQRGGMPPRHAYNFKHALVRDAAYATLLKSSRQQLHARIAQAIERLRPEIAEGQPEIVAHHFIEGGLPDRGAIYLLAAGRLAKARHAAREAVSQLETCLRLTTRHRDNAAPTDRCTERECLLMLGDLAGVDDDLDRANNYYERAMALGESDADRDRARNCIHRARHAVRDGARLVFYEHGSGEPSIVFINPIVYGLATFEPILEQLCQEFRVITIDCRGAGRSDPLVRPYSTLQHMEDLRAIIHAADAAPIVGVGISRGSNLLIQLAHKHPELVGKIMTVGTPLIGADGRPVLNPDYMAFRAEMARREDAYSRGAIEELIRLHNRYVYSEPDTDELRRMAAERVCRLPLETILSFYDADPDLDIAPLLESIAVPTLVAHGREDQLIPCTASEFIASRIPDAQLYMFEGKGHNPMFSATNEFCDVLRNFVRTGRAERTSRGSLAA; encoded by the coding sequence GTGGACATAGCGGATTGGCTGCGCCGCCTCGGGTTGCATCAGTACGAGAGCGTGTTTCGTGACAACGACGTAGATGCGGAGACGCTGCCCAGCTTGACGGCAGACGATCTGCGTGAACTCGGCATCGCATCGCTTGGCCATCGCAAGAAGCTACTCTCGGCGATCGCCGCACTATCCCCGACACTCGGCAAGAATCTGGAGGAAGATCGCGGACCGCCGCCAGCGGAGGCAAGCGCTTCACGACCGTCGACTAAAACGCGGCCCGCCGAGCGCCGTCATTTGACGGTGATGTTCGTCGACCTCGTCGGTTCCACTGCACTTTCGGTGCGCCTCGATCCCGAGGAGTTGAGGGAAATCCTTGCCGCCTACCACAAAGCGGTTGCAGCGGAGGTGGACCGCTTCGAGGGATACATCGCCAAGCTCATGGGCGATGGTGTGCTGGTCTATTTCGGCTGGCCGCAGGCGCATGAGGACGAGGCCGAACGTGCAGTGCGCAGCGGGCTTGCAATTGTGGAAGCCGTAGAGGGACTAGAGAAACGAGCCGGCCTAGCTCTTTCCGCGCGCGTCGGGATTGCGACCGGGTTGGTCGTGGTCGGCGACCTGATCGGGGAAGGTGCTGCACAGGAAGAGGGAGTCGTGGGCGCCACGCCCAACCTCGCCGCACGCCTGGAGCAGCTCGCAGAGCCCGGTGCCGTCGTGGTCTCCGAGAGCACGCGTCGTCTTCTTGGCAGCTGGTTCACAATCACGGATCTGGGGCCGCAACAGCTCAAAGGAATCGAAGGCCTGGTATCGGCTTTCCGCGTCCTTGGCGAAGCGACGGCCGAGGGGCGGTTCGAAGCCCTCCGGCGGGCCGATGTTGGTCCTCTCATCGGCCGCGAAAATGAGCTCGCTTTGCTCATCGACCGCTGGGAGATGGCGAAAAGCGGCGAGGGACAGGTCGTGCTGCTGTCCGGGGAGGCCGGCATCGGCAAGTCGCGGATTGTGCTCGCGCTTCGTGAGCGCCTGCGAACCGAACCTCGTTTCCGGATCGGGTATTACTGTTCGCCGCACCATGTGAACAGCGCGCTCTGGCCGGTGATCGCCCAGCTTCAGCGCGCGGCAGGGTATCTCCACGAGGACACTCCGTCATTGAAGCTCGAGAAACTGGATCGGCTTGTCGGCCAAGCCGGCGAGTTTGGCGAGGACGCGGTGCCGCGGCTCGCCGAGGTCATGGGGCTGCCGCTCGATGGCGGCTACGTGGCGCCTGGAGGGACGCCACAGGAGAAGAAGGCGCGGCTGTTCGGCATTCTGCTGGGACAGATGGAGGGGCTTTCGCGCCAGCGGCCGATGCTGATGGTGTTGGAAGACGCGCATTGGCTCGATCCGACCTCGGAGGAACTCTTCGAACGCATGGTGGACAGGATCCGCGGTCTGCCAATACTTCTCGTCGTAACTTTGCGGCCCGACGTGCCTACGCCCTGGACCAATTTCCCGCACGTCACATTACTGAGCCTCAACCGCCTCGGGCGGCCAGCATGCCGAACGCTTATCCAAATGGCGGCGGGCGAACGATCGCTGCCGCCAATCGTGATTGAAGCCATTCTTTCCCGCACCGAGGGCGTTCCGCTGTTCGTCGAGGAATTGACGAAAACGGTCCTTGAAGCGGCGATCTGGAAGACGACAGCCGTCGATGGCGATCTCGAGCTTGACGGCCCTCTTCCGCCACTTGCCATCCCGGCGACGCTGCAGGATTCGCTCATGGCGCGCCTCGATCGCCTGGCTCCGGCACGCGAGGTGGCCCAAATCGCCGCCTGCATCGGTCGGGAGTTCGAGGAGGATGTCGTTGGCGCGATTGCCGGATACCCCCAACCGCAGCTGGCTGCGGCACTCGGTCAACTTTGCAAGGCTGGACTGATCCAGCGAGGCGGAATGCCGCCGCGGCACGCGTACAACTTCAAGCACGCGCTCGTCCGCGACGCGGCGTACGCCACCCTGCTCAAGTCGTCCCGTCAGCAGCTGCATGCGCGCATCGCGCAGGCGATCGAGCGCTTGCGACCAGAGATCGCAGAGGGCCAGCCCGAGATCGTCGCCCATCACTTCATTGAAGGCGGCCTGCCTGACCGGGGGGCAATTTATCTTCTAGCCGCCGGTCGGCTGGCAAAGGCGCGGCACGCCGCAAGAGAAGCGGTCTCCCAGCTTGAAACGTGCCTGCGGCTCACCACCCGTCATCGGGACAATGCGGCGCCGACCGATCGGTGCACCGAGCGCGAGTGCCTCCTGATGCTGGGCGACTTGGCCGGCGTCGACGACGACCTGGATCGAGCGAACAACTACTACGAGCGCGCCATGGCGCTCGGCGAATCCGACGCTGACCGCGACCGCGCGCGCAACTGCATTCACCGCGCCCGACACGCGGTGCGGGACGGCGCGCGGCTCGTCTTCTACGAGCACGGTAGCGGCGAGCCGTCGATCGTGTTCATCAATCCGATCGTATACGGGCTGGCGACCTTTGAACCGATTCTCGAGCAGCTTTGCCAGGAATTCCGTGTCATCACCATCGACTGCCGGGGCGCCGGAAGATCCGACCCCCTGGTGCGCCCTTATTCGACGCTCCAACACATGGAGGACCTGCGGGCGATCATCCACGCGGCCGACGCTGCCCCGATCGTTGGCGTTGGCATCTCGCGCGGCTCCAACCTGCTTATCCAGCTTGCCCACAAACACCCGGAGCTCGTCGGAAAGATCATGACGGTGGGCACGCCGTTGATCGGAGCGGACGGGCGCCCGGTACTCAACCCGGATTACATGGCGTTTCGTGCCGAGATGGCGCGTCGTGAGGACGCGTATAGTCGGGGTGCCATTGAGGAATTGATTCGCTTGCACAATCGGTACGTCTACAGCGAGCCAGATACCGACGAGTTGCGGCGGATGGCCGCCGAGCGCGTCTGCAGGCTGCCACTGGAGACGATCTTGAGCTTCTACGATGCGGATCCGGACTTGGACATCGCACCACTGCTTGAATCGATCGCCGTCCCGACGCTTGTCGCCCACGGTCGAGAAGACCAACTCATTCCCTGCACCGCGAGCGAATTCATCGCATCCCGCATTCCGGACGCGCAGCTCTATATGTTTGAGGGCAAGGGCCATAACCCGATGTTCTCGGCCACGAACGAGTTTTGCGATGTGCTTCGCAATTTCGTTCGCACGGGACGCGCGGAAAGAACGTCTCGAGGATCGCTGGCGGCGTGA
- the coaD gene encoding pantetheine-phosphate adenylyltransferase → MPRIALYPGSFDPITNGHLDVLRHAVTLCDRLIVAIGVHSGKKPLFSTEERLEMVRAVCEPIAQKAGCAFDCTTYDNLTVAAARQVGATIMIRGLRDGTDMDYEMQLAGMNEVMAPEVHTVFVPASPAVRPITATLVRQIAGMGGDFSAFVPPQIAARLKAKFAG, encoded by the coding sequence ATGCCCCGTATCGCGCTCTATCCCGGTTCATTCGATCCCATCACCAACGGCCATCTGGACGTGCTGCGGCACGCCGTGACGCTGTGCGACCGCCTGATTGTCGCCATCGGCGTCCATTCCGGTAAAAAGCCGCTGTTTTCGACCGAGGAGCGGCTCGAGATGGTTCGGGCGGTATGTGAGCCGATTGCGCAAAAGGCCGGCTGCGCTTTCGACTGCACCACCTACGACAACCTCACCGTAGCTGCGGCGCGGCAGGTCGGCGCGACCATCATGATTCGCGGCCTGCGCGACGGAACCGATATGGACTACGAGATGCAGCTTGCCGGCATGAACGAGGTCATGGCGCCGGAGGTGCACACCGTGTTCGTTCCGGCGTCGCCCGCGGTCCGCCCGATCACCGCCACGCTAGTGCGCCAGATCGCGGGCATGGGCGGCGACTTCTCCGCCTTCGTGCCGCCCCAGATTGCCGCGAGGCTGAAGGCCAAGTTCGCGGGCTAA
- a CDS encoding peptidylprolyl isomerase, whose translation MIRILAVLAALFVVVPAIAQPLPANLDKANAIVIDTTKGRIVIKLRNDIAPQHAERIKLLAREGYYNNVPFHRVIEGFMAQTGDGKNFNGTGGSKHPNLPAEFSNVPYKRGIVGMARTSDPNSANSQFFIMFAEGASLNGKYTVIGEVVSGMDVVDKIKRGEPVVDPDKMVKVQVASDIK comes from the coding sequence ATGATCCGAATTCTCGCCGTTCTCGCCGCGCTGTTCGTTGTGGTCCCCGCGATCGCGCAGCCGCTGCCCGCCAACCTCGACAAGGCGAATGCGATCGTGATCGACACCACCAAGGGCCGCATCGTGATCAAGCTGCGCAACGACATCGCGCCCCAGCATGCCGAGCGCATCAAGCTCTTGGCGCGCGAGGGCTACTACAACAACGTGCCGTTCCATCGCGTGATCGAGGGATTCATGGCGCAGACCGGCGACGGCAAGAATTTCAACGGCACCGGCGGTTCGAAACATCCGAACCTGCCGGCCGAGTTCTCCAACGTGCCGTACAAGCGCGGCATCGTCGGCATGGCGCGAACGAGCGATCCCAACTCGGCGAATTCGCAGTTCTTCATCATGTTCGCCGAAGGCGCGTCGCTGAACGGAAAGTACACCGTGATCGGCGAAGTCGTGTCGGGCATGGACGTGGTCGACAAGATCAAGCGCGGCGAACCGGTCGTCGATCCCGACAAGATGGTGAAGGTGCAAGTCGCATCCGACATCAAGTGA
- a CDS encoding peptidylprolyl isomerase — MADTENTLILETTQGPVTIEMRPDLAPGHVARIKELVREGFYDGIVFHRVIEGFMAQTGCPHGTGTGGSGKKLKAEFNKEPHVRGTASMARAASPDSGDSQFFICFDDASFLNGQYTVWGKVTSGMENVDKIKRGEPVQNPDKIVKARMALDA; from the coding sequence ATGGCTGATACAGAAAATACTTTGATCCTTGAAACCACCCAGGGCCCCGTCACCATCGAAATGCGTCCCGATCTGGCGCCGGGCCATGTCGCCCGGATCAAGGAACTGGTGCGCGAGGGATTTTACGATGGCATCGTGTTCCATCGCGTCATCGAGGGCTTCATGGCGCAGACCGGGTGCCCGCACGGCACCGGCACCGGTGGCTCCGGCAAGAAGCTGAAGGCCGAGTTCAACAAGGAGCCGCATGTGCGCGGCACCGCCTCGATGGCCCGTGCCGCGAGCCCTGATTCCGGCGACAGCCAGTTCTTCATCTGCTTCGACGATGCCTCCTTCCTCAACGGCCAGTACACGGTCTGGGGCAAGGTCACGTCCGGCATGGAAAACGTCGACAAGATCAAGCGCGGCGAGCCGGTGCAGAACCCGGACAAGATCGTCAAAGCGCGGATGGCGCTGGACGCGTAA
- the queA gene encoding tRNA preQ1(34) S-adenosylmethionine ribosyltransferase-isomerase QueA, with protein MRTDLFDFELPATRIALRPASPRDAARMLVVQPDGVLRDRTVAELPQWLEPGDQLVVNDTKVISAQLKGRRIGRETEPKIEATLIKRLDGSRWRALVRPAKKLAPGDIVRFGNEGKVCLLGHLDAEVEAKGDEGEITLSFSFHGPALDQAIADLGTPPLPPYIASKRTPDDRDAADYQTMFAANEGAVAAPTAGLHFTPELETALRRHGVELHRITLHVGAGTFLPVKVEETSAHNMHAEWGSISADTAAALNAARANGGRIVAVGTTSLRLLESATAEDGTVQPFDGETSIFITPGYRFRAVDILMTNFHLPRSTLFMLVSAFSGLDTMKRAYAHAIAAGYRFYSYGDACLLFRAPD; from the coding sequence ATGCGCACCGATCTCTTCGATTTCGAACTCCCCGCCACCCGCATCGCGCTGCGGCCCGCGAGCCCGCGCGATGCTGCGCGGATGCTGGTGGTGCAGCCCGATGGGGTGCTGCGCGACCGCACCGTCGCCGAGTTGCCGCAATGGCTGGAGCCCGGCGACCAACTCGTCGTCAACGACACCAAGGTGATCTCCGCCCAACTCAAGGGCCGCCGTATCGGCCGCGAGACCGAGCCGAAGATCGAGGCAACGTTGATCAAGCGGCTGGACGGCTCGCGCTGGCGCGCGCTGGTTAGGCCTGCGAAGAAGCTCGCGCCCGGCGACATCGTTCGCTTCGGCAATGAGGGCAAGGTCTGCCTGCTCGGCCATCTCGATGCCGAGGTGGAGGCCAAGGGCGACGAGGGCGAGATCACGCTGTCGTTCTCGTTTCACGGGCCGGCGCTGGATCAGGCCATCGCCGATCTCGGCACGCCGCCGCTGCCGCCCTATATCGCCTCCAAACGCACGCCCGACGATCGCGATGCAGCCGACTACCAGACCATGTTCGCAGCGAATGAAGGTGCCGTCGCAGCGCCGACGGCGGGATTGCATTTCACGCCTGAGCTCGAAACGGCGCTTCGCCGCCACGGCGTCGAATTGCATCGGATAACGCTGCATGTCGGGGCAGGGACCTTCCTGCCGGTGAAGGTCGAGGAAACTTCCGCGCACAACATGCATGCCGAATGGGGATCGATCTCGGCCGATACTGCTGCCGCGCTGAACGCTGCGCGCGCCAATGGCGGCCGCATTGTTGCGGTCGGCACCACGTCGCTACGGCTGTTGGAAAGCGCCACGGCCGAAGACGGCACCGTTCAGCCGTTCGACGGCGAGACCTCGATCTTCATCACGCCGGGCTATCGCTTTCGCGCGGTCGATATCCTCATGACCAATTTCCACCTGCCGCGCTCGACGCTGTTCATGCTGGTGTCGGCGTTCTCCGGTCTCGACACGATGAAGCGCGCCTATGCGCATGCGATCGCGGCAGGCTACCGGTTCTATTCCTATGGCGATGCTTGCTTGCTGTTTCGCGCGCCGGATTGA
- a CDS encoding PQQ-dependent sugar dehydrogenase, with product MNFSGIFARIVALIGAAALLWRRRQGSEPKPAWGNTPAIPAAKPQGAIPTLKMPTAQGWNTGQKPTAAPGLKVNAFATDLDHPRWINVLPNGDVLIAEATQIAGPPRSVFHYAMQATMRRAAALGISADRITLLRDRDGDGVAEARGIFMEGLSQPFGMALVGDTFYVGNTDGVVGFPYVAGADRIAAEGKKLVTFKPGGHWTRSLLPSAEGKKLYAGVGSLSNIAESGMEVEHGRAAIYELDLANGTSRIFASGLRNPVGLAWEPNTDALWTVVNERDGLGDETPPDYLTSVRDGGFYGWPYCYWGQTVDDRVPQNPAMVAKAIQPDYALGGHTASLGLCWMPSGTLPGFPDGMVIGQHGSWNRSTLSGYAVVFVPFENGRPSGPPRDILTGFLAPDEKVSYGRPVGVTLGPDRSLLVADDVGNVIWRVTGA from the coding sequence ATGAACTTTTCCGGCATTTTCGCGCGAATAGTCGCGCTGATCGGGGCCGCGGCGCTGCTGTGGCGCCGTCGGCAGGGATCCGAACCCAAACCGGCCTGGGGCAACACGCCCGCAATTCCGGCGGCGAAGCCGCAAGGGGCTATTCCGACGCTCAAGATGCCGACGGCTCAAGGCTGGAACACTGGGCAAAAGCCGACCGCAGCGCCCGGGCTCAAGGTCAACGCGTTTGCGACCGACCTGGACCATCCGCGCTGGATCAACGTGCTGCCCAATGGCGACGTCCTCATCGCCGAGGCGACGCAGATCGCCGGACCGCCCAGGAGCGTGTTCCACTATGCGATGCAAGCGACAATGCGGCGTGCCGCGGCGCTCGGCATCAGCGCCGACCGTATCACGCTGTTGCGCGATCGCGACGGCGACGGCGTTGCGGAGGCGCGAGGGATCTTCATGGAGGGACTGAGCCAGCCGTTTGGCATGGCGCTGGTGGGCGACACCTTTTATGTCGGCAACACCGACGGCGTCGTCGGCTTTCCCTATGTGGCCGGTGCTGACCGCATCGCCGCCGAGGGAAAAAAACTCGTGACGTTCAAACCCGGCGGGCACTGGACCCGGAGCCTGCTGCCGAGCGCGGAGGGCAAGAAGCTCTACGCGGGCGTCGGCTCGCTCAGCAACATCGCCGAGAGCGGCATGGAGGTCGAGCACGGCCGCGCGGCGATCTATGAGCTCGATCTGGCCAATGGCACGAGCCGCATCTTTGCCAGCGGCCTGCGCAATCCCGTCGGCCTCGCCTGGGAGCCCAACACCGACGCGCTCTGGACCGTCGTCAATGAACGCGACGGCCTCGGCGACGAAACGCCGCCGGATTATCTGACGTCAGTGCGCGACGGCGGCTTCTACGGCTGGCCCTATTGCTACTGGGGCCAGACGGTGGACGACCGCGTGCCGCAGAATCCGGCCATGGTAGCGAAGGCGATTCAACCGGACTATGCGCTCGGCGGCCATACCGCCTCGCTCGGCCTGTGCTGGATGCCATCCGGCACGCTGCCGGGCTTTCCTGACGGCATGGTGATTGGCCAGCACGGTTCCTGGAACCGCAGCACGCTGAGCGGCTACGCCGTCGTCTTCGTACCGTTCGAGAACGGCCGCCCCTCCGGCCCGCCGCGCGATATTCTGACGGGCTTTCTCGCACCGGATGAAAAGGTCTCC